The following proteins are co-located in the Vibrio astriarenae genome:
- a CDS encoding arginine deiminase-related protein, producing the protein MQLNPRVKSTILSQQNANCVVMVPPKEFQFNQETAADNEFQTSLQLTPAELTQRVMDEFNTMVEGLRSQGIDVIEFDYHPGASKTPDAVFPNNWFNTQPGGTLTTFPMACCNRQAEVRVDALSDLLAKSNRPVRNTQDFTQWLEKGKYLESTGVMVMDHIGKRIYAALSLRCDRAVLDAYATTIGYEVVAFATKLSSGASVYHTNVMMSVGEGFAVICDEVIPEFERRLVQKTLAKTKQVISITEAQMGQFCGNILQLESQQGDKFIAMSQSAFDALTPVQKSQLKAHGKLLPFDVTTIETIGGGSVRCMLAEVFLPYSPD; encoded by the coding sequence ATGCAACTAAACCCGCGAGTTAAATCGACGATATTGTCACAGCAAAATGCTAACTGTGTCGTGATGGTGCCACCTAAAGAGTTTCAGTTTAATCAAGAAACGGCTGCTGATAATGAATTTCAAACATCCTTACAGCTAACACCTGCAGAACTCACACAACGAGTCATGGACGAGTTCAACACCATGGTTGAGGGGCTGCGTAGCCAAGGAATCGATGTGATTGAGTTCGATTACCATCCAGGAGCGAGCAAAACCCCTGACGCAGTTTTTCCCAACAATTGGTTCAATACACAACCCGGTGGCACGCTCACAACATTTCCTATGGCCTGTTGCAATCGACAGGCAGAAGTCCGTGTTGACGCCTTAAGCGACCTGCTTGCAAAATCGAACCGACCCGTCAGAAACACTCAAGATTTCACCCAATGGTTAGAAAAGGGTAAGTATCTAGAAAGTACTGGCGTGATGGTGATGGATCATATCGGAAAGCGCATCTATGCAGCCTTATCTTTAAGGTGTGACAGAGCCGTACTAGATGCATACGCAACGACGATTGGATACGAGGTAGTGGCATTTGCCACTAAGTTAAGTTCCGGAGCATCGGTTTACCACACTAATGTCATGATGTCTGTAGGGGAGGGGTTTGCTGTTATTTGTGATGAGGTTATTCCTGAGTTTGAACGTCGCTTAGTGCAGAAAACATTGGCGAAAACCAAACAAGTAATTTCGATTACCGAGGCACAAATGGGGCAGTTTTGTGGCAACATTTTACAGCTTGAGAGTCAGCAAGGGGACAAGTTTATTGCTATGTCACAAAGTGCGTTTGATGCCTTGACGCCTGTTCAAAAATCCCAGCTAAAAGCCCATGGAAAGTTGTTACCTTTTGATGTCACTACCATTGAAACCATTGGCGGGGGCAGTGTCCGATGTATGCTCGCGGAAGTGTTTCTTCCATACAGTCCGGATTAG
- a CDS encoding nitrogenase-stabilizing/protective protein NifW: MSFSELQNKLASIPNIEALFEYFEVDVNRQFLVQHQIEIIKRFNGYLLLQKPQDWFEARRALRGAFCKIHRGQLDTHTRSACRGCTSCLRR, from the coding sequence ATGAGCTTTAGCGAACTTCAAAATAAACTGGCTTCAATTCCCAACATCGAAGCCTTGTTTGAGTATTTTGAGGTAGACGTTAACCGTCAGTTTCTCGTTCAACATCAAATCGAAATTATCAAACGCTTTAACGGTTATCTGCTACTGCAAAAACCGCAAGATTGGTTTGAGGCAAGAAGAGCATTACGTGGCGCGTTCTGCAAAATTCATCGTGGTCAGCTTGATACACACACACGTTCGGCATGTCGTGGCTGTACTTCCTGCCTTCGTCGTTAG
- a CDS encoding LysR family transcriptional regulator, which produces MLNRTWLSTFKTLVEVGHFTQTAEKLFMTQPGVSQHVSKLEQACGHPLLTRYQKRFDLTEQGRLMYQYACQIEQQESDLAEAMQLDSPHIGECKLACSGAIALYLYPKLLDLQSRHPQLQLPVEAAPNTSILSGVHEGRLDFGIVTTIDHPELYTIAPLGDEELCLILPKSLAMSGLSFDDLNRVGLIAHPDAERYLNLYFSQCGESELEQLNADAFYRSGYMNQIHQILLPVSKGLGFTILAQAAIESSEFREDLVVYQPSKPVKLPLSLVHKAQRQLPARKRLVRDYIIEQFVSE; this is translated from the coding sequence ATGCTTAATCGTACTTGGCTTAGTACCTTCAAAACGCTGGTTGAAGTCGGCCACTTCACTCAAACGGCAGAAAAACTTTTTATGACCCAACCCGGGGTTAGCCAACATGTCAGTAAACTTGAGCAAGCCTGTGGTCATCCGCTTCTCACCCGATATCAAAAGCGCTTCGATCTGACTGAACAAGGTCGTTTGATGTATCAGTATGCCTGCCAAATTGAGCAACAAGAAAGCGATCTTGCAGAAGCGATGCAACTCGACTCACCACATATTGGTGAATGTAAACTCGCCTGCTCCGGCGCTATTGCTTTGTATCTTTACCCTAAGTTGCTCGATCTACAAAGCCGCCATCCGCAGCTGCAACTTCCCGTGGAGGCAGCACCAAACACAAGCATTCTTTCTGGCGTGCACGAAGGGCGATTAGATTTTGGTATCGTGACCACGATTGATCACCCTGAGTTGTATACGATAGCGCCGCTTGGTGATGAAGAGTTGTGCCTCATCTTGCCCAAGTCTCTCGCAATGAGCGGCTTAAGCTTCGATGATCTCAACCGAGTTGGTTTGATTGCCCACCCCGATGCCGAGCGCTATCTGAACCTGTATTTCTCTCAATGCGGTGAATCAGAGTTAGAACAGCTCAATGCCGATGCGTTCTATCGCTCTGGTTATATGAACCAAATCCATCAAATTCTATTACCAGTGTCAAAAGGACTAGGTTTTACGATTTTGGCGCAAGCAGCCATTGAAAGCAGTGAGTTTAGAGAGGATCTCGTGGTTTATCAGCCAAGCAAGCCCGTCAAGCTGCCACTGTCACTGGTTCATAAAGCTCAAAGACAGCTGCCAGCTCGAAAACGTTTGGTGAGAGACTACATCATTGAGCAGTTTGTGTCGGAGTAA
- a CDS encoding sodium/glutamate symporter yields MPQGLMLSDLAIAGALLVVAKLLRVHITLLQKIYIPSAVLAGLMGLAFGPAGFDVLPWTDTFTANAGLLTAALFSALGLATDVPSPKTVAQRAGSLWAFNQIASVSQWLFAAMLGWLVTSLFWPEINAGLGVTMSAGFMGGHGTSAVVGDIFGSLGWEDAFSISLTFATVGIFLSIGIGMLILQVALKLGWIKSFTSFNNMDDYERKGLVKPSEQQPVMKDTMSSLSVDAFAIHAALVVIVTAFSYVSADYLSSFHDKVQIPTFVTGFLGGMLIRIIAQQTKASKYLCDGAFNHASGMSTDYLIVFGISSIKITVLANYLAPMIVLALGGVLFTLWLVLWVAPRILGENWFEKGIFSWGWLTGTVAMGIALLRIVDPNMRSKVLDDYAIAYVPGSITDIFIISLMPFAMYHGMQWQALGVGLTYIALVLFIWRFVFNRTSKTATQ; encoded by the coding sequence ATGCCTCAGGGTTTAATGCTATCTGACTTAGCCATCGCCGGCGCTCTACTCGTAGTCGCCAAGCTGCTACGCGTCCACATTACATTACTACAAAAGATCTACATCCCCTCAGCCGTGTTGGCTGGGTTGATGGGGCTCGCATTTGGCCCTGCTGGGTTTGATGTGCTTCCATGGACCGATACGTTTACAGCCAATGCAGGTCTTTTGACTGCCGCACTTTTCTCTGCACTTGGCCTAGCAACGGATGTCCCATCACCAAAAACCGTTGCGCAGCGCGCTGGCTCGCTTTGGGCATTCAACCAGATAGCCTCTGTGTCTCAATGGCTCTTTGCCGCTATGCTTGGCTGGTTAGTCACTTCTCTATTTTGGCCAGAAATAAACGCAGGATTGGGCGTCACTATGTCGGCGGGCTTTATGGGCGGTCATGGCACCTCAGCGGTTGTCGGTGATATCTTTGGCTCACTAGGCTGGGAAGATGCGTTCTCAATCAGCTTAACCTTCGCCACAGTCGGCATTTTTCTCTCTATCGGAATTGGCATGCTTATCCTGCAAGTCGCCTTAAAGCTGGGTTGGATAAAGAGCTTCACCAGTTTCAATAATATGGACGACTACGAGCGAAAAGGTTTAGTTAAGCCTTCAGAACAGCAACCTGTTATGAAAGATACGATGTCGTCGCTATCGGTGGATGCCTTTGCGATTCATGCTGCTCTAGTGGTCATCGTAACCGCTTTCTCGTATGTCTCTGCGGACTACCTTTCTTCGTTCCACGATAAGGTTCAAATCCCAACCTTTGTCACTGGTTTTCTTGGCGGTATGCTGATTCGTATTATTGCTCAGCAAACCAAAGCTTCGAAGTATCTGTGTGATGGTGCGTTTAACCATGCTTCAGGCATGAGTACCGACTACTTGATTGTCTTTGGTATTTCGTCAATCAAGATCACGGTTCTCGCCAACTACCTGGCACCTATGATTGTACTGGCGTTGGGTGGCGTGCTATTCACATTATGGTTGGTGCTCTGGGTTGCTCCACGTATCCTCGGAGAGAACTGGTTTGAAAAAGGCATCTTCTCTTGGGGTTGGCTGACGGGCACTGTTGCTATGGGGATCGCACTGCTGCGTATTGTCGACCCGAATATGCGCAGTAAAGTGCTCGATGACTATGCCATTGCTTATGTTCCTGGCTCAATCACAGATATCTTTATCATCTCACTGATGCCTTTCGCTATGTATCATGGCATGCAGTGGCAGGCTTTAGGTGTTGGACTCACCTATATCGCACTCGTGCTCTTTATTTGGCGTTTTGTGTTTAATCGCACATCAAAAACTGCAACACAATAA
- a CDS encoding sensor domain-containing diguanylate cyclase yields MALPKLLIRFLPPAILLLSGGLFYSAYQQIQLTERQAYQESKRNLQIAEEIVDSQLNSAISKLYMLANVQGQQAIYELGQAILDKHIAYTDIMLVARDGSGYLSINDRKHHPMPNADLSWLAVNQLTQPFWLSSIYQTHAGRWAFALKYQNDQHKDSDIWVQFDLQFTASRLESLKTLSNGYLFIVEEKSGLVVIHPDSTRIGTRSVSYQSGVADRVAKGESAGQHEYYYKSQFKVTEFDLNEQTGWVYVSGTDRQEILAASYQFTLAGIVLLVLVLSGTARSYLLSQLNQELKMLSTQRDLNGFKQALKSLFDRFVYHQGLAFCIYDSHHHQFQSLDYHGNLLNVIQDKGLAAKLRRRPIRFLTPSSADKVARAQKLTRRHYVIPLSGSESLLGVIYLQTTLPLPYTLLCTIQRYCEVSLCNLFLEQKLKSKDVMTQLDNKLTIREKINEHLTLPHAYFALLDIDHFKHINDVHGHQCGDKVIIQTAQLMERCFPKPGTISLARYGGEEFCILFTANNEHDAYDQCELLRQRIEQSPLLIKEQSVPYTVSIGITQIRDSQHITIGRADKALYQAKGLGRNQVVLNTFK; encoded by the coding sequence ATGGCTTTACCAAAATTACTTATTCGTTTCTTACCACCTGCAATTCTTCTGCTCAGTGGTGGGCTATTTTATTCCGCTTATCAACAAATTCAGTTAACTGAACGGCAAGCGTATCAAGAATCAAAACGCAACCTGCAAATAGCCGAAGAGATTGTTGATTCGCAACTCAATTCGGCAATAAGCAAACTCTACATGCTTGCCAACGTGCAAGGTCAGCAAGCGATCTACGAACTTGGCCAAGCCATTTTAGATAAGCATATTGCCTATACCGATATTATGCTGGTTGCTCGTGATGGCTCTGGTTATCTCTCGATCAACGATAGAAAACACCATCCTATGCCTAATGCGGATTTAAGTTGGTTAGCCGTCAATCAGCTCACTCAACCGTTTTGGCTCTCCTCTATCTATCAAACACACGCGGGTCGCTGGGCTTTTGCTCTCAAATATCAGAATGATCAACATAAGGACTCTGATATTTGGGTGCAGTTTGATCTACAGTTTACTGCATCTCGCTTAGAATCACTTAAAACACTGAGTAATGGCTATCTGTTTATCGTGGAAGAAAAGTCGGGGTTAGTGGTGATTCACCCCGACTCCACACGAATTGGGACACGCTCTGTCAGTTATCAATCGGGAGTCGCTGACCGAGTTGCAAAAGGCGAAAGCGCTGGCCAACATGAGTATTACTACAAAAGCCAATTCAAAGTAACCGAGTTTGACCTCAATGAACAAACGGGCTGGGTATATGTCTCAGGGACGGATCGACAAGAGATCTTGGCGGCATCCTATCAATTTACCTTAGCCGGAATTGTATTGCTGGTATTAGTCCTCTCTGGTACTGCCAGAAGCTATTTATTGAGCCAACTCAACCAAGAGCTGAAAATGCTCTCTACCCAGCGCGATCTCAATGGATTCAAGCAAGCACTGAAGTCTCTGTTTGATCGATTTGTTTATCACCAAGGGCTGGCGTTTTGCATCTACGATAGCCACCATCACCAGTTTCAGAGTTTGGATTATCACGGAAATTTGCTCAACGTTATCCAGGATAAAGGATTAGCAGCAAAATTACGGCGCCGACCAATCCGTTTTTTAACACCCAGTTCGGCTGACAAAGTGGCTCGCGCTCAGAAACTCACACGCAGGCATTATGTCATTCCACTCTCCGGGTCAGAGTCTTTGCTTGGCGTTATCTATTTGCAAACTACACTTCCTCTTCCTTACACGCTGCTGTGTACGATTCAACGCTATTGTGAGGTCTCTTTGTGCAATCTATTCCTTGAGCAGAAGCTCAAGAGTAAGGATGTGATGACGCAGCTTGATAATAAACTGACAATCAGAGAGAAGATCAACGAGCACCTGACTCTGCCTCACGCCTACTTTGCCCTGTTAGATATTGATCACTTCAAGCACATTAACGATGTTCATGGACATCAATGTGGCGATAAAGTCATCATCCAAACCGCGCAGCTTATGGAGCGCTGTTTTCCAAAGCCAGGCACAATTAGTCTTGCTCGTTACGGTGGAGAAGAGTTTTGTATCTTATTCACTGCAAACAACGAACACGATGCCTACGACCAATGTGAACTGCTAAGGCAACGGATTGAGCAGTCTCCTTTGCTAATTAAAGAGCAAAGCGTACCCTATACCGTCAGTATTGGTATCACACAGATTCGAGATAGCCAACACATCACCATCGGCCGTGCTGATAAAGCCCTCTATCAAGCAAAAGGGCTTGGCCGTAACCAGGTCGTCCTCAATACCTTCAAGTGA
- the glgX gene encoding glycogen debranching protein GlgX, giving the protein MTNRRPVPLQLGASLDDSGCLFAIHAPNQPYLKLALFNENNTFKTYTLESDCLGIQSAYIEGVKAGQRYGYIGRVDSKPHFISDPYAKALEGQAIYPRPFDSENSFYLPKCLVVDDSFDWQETDHPYIPREETILFETHVKGLTKRNAFVDEKDQGTYLGLVSPTMLEFYKQQNINTIQLLPIAACLDEPHLEPLEKVNYWGYNPYVFMAPDPRFAREDAVTELKTAVRELHRNGIEVILDVVYNHTAEGGDGGAVLNLKALDPRYYLMHDHHFVNYTGCGNTVDLDYQPSLNLVMDTLRHWVTEYKIDGFRFDLAATLGRNGDQFNRKAAFFRAVAQDPVLSKIKLIAEPWDIGPNGYQVGQFPLGWNECNDKLRDITRSFWRGDHGYLKEFATRLMGSRDLYSAASWPYNLTVNYITYHDGFTMQDLVSYKHKHNQANGEDNRDGHGDNRSENYGIEGPTANHTISEIREKQKRNFMTSLLFAFGIPHILTADVLSHTQQGNNNAYCQDNDISWLDWTMDERKTAFKEWLSNMLTARLKYMVPFVKAFSGPTRNLNRVYWRKVGGEAMSHDDWNQLSSVAMHMGIGKHGNELLYCINQTNAPARFSLPTDRDQTWKMICNTDSHELHRSIDERQVLVEPCSIAIFHFEAK; this is encoded by the coding sequence ATGACCAATAGACGACCTGTACCACTACAACTTGGTGCTAGCCTTGATGATTCTGGATGCCTTTTTGCTATCCACGCACCAAACCAACCCTATTTGAAGTTGGCGTTGTTCAATGAAAACAACACATTTAAAACCTATACACTCGAGTCCGATTGCTTGGGTATTCAATCTGCCTATATTGAAGGCGTAAAAGCAGGCCAACGTTACGGCTATATTGGCCGTGTCGATAGCAAACCACATTTTATATCTGACCCTTATGCCAAAGCCTTAGAGGGTCAAGCCATCTACCCTCGCCCATTTGATTCAGAAAACAGCTTCTATTTACCGAAATGTCTGGTTGTTGATGATAGCTTCGATTGGCAAGAGACAGACCACCCCTATATTCCTCGTGAAGAGACGATTCTGTTTGAAACGCATGTCAAAGGCCTCACTAAGCGCAATGCCTTTGTCGATGAAAAAGATCAAGGCACCTATCTCGGTCTCGTTAGCCCAACCATGCTGGAGTTTTACAAGCAGCAAAACATCAATACGATTCAGCTACTGCCGATTGCCGCCTGTCTGGATGAGCCACACCTAGAACCGCTAGAGAAGGTAAATTATTGGGGCTATAACCCGTATGTGTTTATGGCACCGGATCCGCGTTTTGCCCGAGAGGATGCAGTCACTGAGCTTAAAACCGCAGTACGTGAGCTGCACCGCAACGGTATTGAGGTCATTTTAGATGTGGTTTATAACCACACGGCAGAAGGGGGGGATGGCGGCGCTGTGCTCAACCTGAAAGCCCTCGATCCTCGCTATTACCTGATGCATGATCACCACTTTGTCAACTACACCGGTTGTGGCAACACGGTTGATCTTGATTACCAACCTTCTTTAAATCTTGTCATGGATACACTGCGTCACTGGGTGACAGAATACAAGATTGATGGTTTCCGCTTTGATCTTGCCGCGACATTGGGGCGCAACGGTGATCAATTTAATCGAAAAGCGGCATTTTTCCGCGCGGTGGCACAAGATCCTGTACTGAGTAAGATCAAGTTGATCGCCGAACCTTGGGATATCGGCCCGAATGGCTATCAAGTCGGTCAATTCCCGCTAGGTTGGAACGAATGTAATGACAAACTGCGTGATATTACCCGAAGCTTCTGGCGTGGTGATCACGGTTATTTAAAAGAGTTTGCGACACGACTCATGGGCTCTCGTGACCTCTATAGCGCAGCGAGCTGGCCATACAACCTGACCGTCAACTACATCACTTACCATGATGGCTTCACCATGCAAGACTTAGTGTCGTACAAGCACAAGCATAACCAAGCAAATGGTGAGGATAACCGCGACGGCCATGGCGATAATCGCTCAGAGAACTACGGTATTGAAGGACCAACGGCAAATCATACGATTAGTGAGATACGTGAAAAGCAAAAGCGCAACTTCATGACAAGTCTGTTATTTGCTTTTGGTATCCCACATATTCTGACGGCCGATGTCCTGTCCCATACCCAACAGGGCAACAATAACGCCTATTGCCAAGATAATGACATTAGCTGGCTTGATTGGACGATGGATGAACGCAAAACCGCTTTCAAGGAGTGGTTATCGAACATGCTGACGGCACGCCTGAAGTATATGGTGCCATTTGTCAAAGCATTCAGCGGGCCAACACGCAACCTCAATCGTGTTTACTGGCGTAAAGTCGGCGGTGAAGCGATGTCACATGATGATTGGAATCAGCTGAGCTCGGTGGCGATGCACATGGGCATTGGCAAACACGGGAATGAGTTGTTGTACTGTATCAACCAAACCAATGCACCTGCGCGCTTCTCTTTACCTACCGACAGAGACCAGACTTGGAAAATGATCTGTAACACTGATTCTCACGAACTACATCGCAGTATCGATGAGAGGCAGGTGCTCGTCGAGCCTTGCTCGATTGCGATCTTCCATTTCGAAGCAAAATGA
- the lamB gene encoding maltoporin LamB translates to MKKVSVIAAAVAMTLSAGASAAAVDFHGYMRAGVGLSGDNGENVEYNKAKVGRLGNEKDLYAELGLNAELYQQGDVSFKLESLVAYGQDGNNNWEGNANALRVMNIQAKGLFSDKDAVLWAGQRYYQRKDIHITDFYFLDTSGGAGGGIENLSVGPGKLSLAIMHDDAEDFEGGAVNGYTFDARYAGIDLWDGANLELALAYDFANEMQDQKLGADDGLLLTAVIGQGLSNGFNQTVLQYGTKAYGKQMATYGGGGWYNRGEDNNDADGFRIINWGVTGFGESWEVGHTVMYSQASDTADGDITAYNAVVRPVYKWDDHMKTIFEAGYFADEVKQSGTTEDSAGSKLTVAQAWSAGSSFWARPEIRIYGSYFMDHENDNAFGTGNDTEFSVGIQAEAWW, encoded by the coding sequence ATGAAAAAAGTAAGTGTAATTGCTGCTGCTGTTGCTATGACGCTATCTGCTGGCGCTTCTGCTGCTGCTGTTGATTTCCACGGTTACATGCGTGCTGGCGTTGGTCTAAGTGGTGATAACGGTGAAAACGTTGAATACAACAAAGCTAAAGTTGGTCGTCTAGGTAACGAGAAAGATCTATACGCAGAGCTTGGCTTGAATGCAGAGCTTTACCAACAAGGCGATGTAAGCTTCAAACTAGAGTCTCTAGTTGCTTACGGGCAAGACGGTAACAACAACTGGGAAGGCAACGCGAATGCACTACGTGTGATGAACATTCAAGCGAAAGGCCTATTTAGTGACAAAGATGCAGTTCTATGGGCAGGTCAGCGTTACTACCAACGTAAAGATATCCACATCACTGACTTCTACTTCCTAGATACATCAGGTGGTGCTGGTGGTGGTATTGAAAACCTATCAGTAGGCCCTGGTAAACTGTCTCTTGCAATTATGCATGATGATGCAGAGGATTTCGAAGGTGGAGCAGTTAACGGTTACACGTTTGATGCTCGTTACGCAGGAATCGATCTATGGGATGGTGCTAACCTAGAACTAGCTCTTGCTTACGATTTTGCGAATGAAATGCAAGATCAAAAGTTAGGTGCTGACGATGGTTTGTTATTGACAGCAGTTATTGGTCAAGGTCTATCAAACGGCTTCAACCAAACAGTTCTACAGTACGGTACTAAAGCGTACGGTAAGCAAATGGCTACATACGGTGGCGGCGGTTGGTACAACCGTGGTGAAGACAACAATGATGCAGACGGCTTCCGTATCATCAACTGGGGTGTAACTGGCTTCGGCGAATCTTGGGAAGTTGGTCACACTGTAATGTACTCACAAGCTTCAGATACTGCTGATGGCGACATCACAGCGTACAATGCAGTTGTTCGTCCAGTGTACAAGTGGGATGACCACATGAAGACAATCTTCGAAGCGGGTTACTTCGCTGATGAAGTTAAGCAAAGTGGTACAACTGAAGACTCAGCTGGCTCTAAGCTAACGGTTGCTCAAGCATGGTCTGCTGGTTCAAGCTTCTGGGCTCGTCCTGAAATCCGTATCTACGGTTCATACTTCATGGATCACGAAAATGACAACGCGTTTGGTACTGGTAACGACACTGAGTTCAGTGTAGGTATTCAAGCAGAAGCTTGGTGGTAA
- a CDS encoding MalM family protein yields the protein MKQLVLGCAISMALLGCTTTETVVFDSTNVERVAENYSQVKWLEVEPTKRINFSIDESNQKFVLPEGKSYIAAFDIDTQGKELDLQIVSHFKKSVFYPNALLLNEQNQILKAFGTDDFEYKHAYGLEGDRLVSEVTVQPVGKQRVKLLIYTTPELIEGDSEVLHPVKLDAIARGNYPPDVPNPIIPHSPYGEMTIVASVDDAVIVDEPLVVGSSDTAHQEFKRELEQREKQAELDSKTSVPTVAVVDSNETTLSVEQQQFYITSIESAVNAGMLDKALALLDEAKALNVEGAQEAFVKAVNSK from the coding sequence ATGAAACAATTAGTCTTAGGTTGCGCGATCAGCATGGCTTTGCTGGGTTGTACGACAACAGAAACGGTTGTTTTTGATTCAACGAACGTTGAGCGAGTTGCGGAAAACTACTCTCAAGTTAAGTGGTTAGAAGTTGAACCAACAAAGCGTATTAACTTCTCAATCGATGAATCAAATCAAAAGTTTGTTCTTCCGGAAGGAAAGAGCTACATAGCCGCATTTGATATAGACACACAAGGTAAGGAACTTGACCTACAAATCGTTAGTCATTTTAAAAAGTCAGTATTCTACCCCAATGCGCTTCTTCTAAACGAACAAAACCAAATTCTAAAGGCTTTTGGTACTGATGATTTTGAGTACAAGCATGCTTACGGCTTGGAAGGGGATCGATTAGTATCTGAAGTTACAGTACAACCTGTTGGTAAGCAGCGAGTAAAACTGCTTATTTATACAACGCCAGAGTTGATTGAAGGTGACTCTGAGGTTTTACATCCAGTAAAACTCGATGCTATTGCTCGCGGCAATTACCCGCCCGATGTGCCAAACCCTATTATTCCGCACTCCCCGTATGGTGAGATGACAATAGTGGCCTCTGTCGATGATGCAGTCATTGTTGATGAGCCACTGGTTGTTGGCAGTTCAGACACTGCTCATCAGGAATTCAAGCGCGAACTCGAACAACGTGAGAAGCAAGCTGAGTTAGATAGTAAAACCAGTGTTCCGACAGTTGCCGTTGTTGACTCAAATGAAACGACACTATCGGTGGAACAACAGCAATTCTACATCACTAGTATCGAGAGTGCCGTTAACGCAGGCATGTTAGATAAAGCTCTAGCTCTATTAGATGAAGCGAAAGCTCTCAATGTAGAAGGCGCCCAAGAAGCCTTCGTAAAAGCAGTAAACAGCAAGTAA